From one Lolium rigidum isolate FL_2022 chromosome 4, APGP_CSIRO_Lrig_0.1, whole genome shotgun sequence genomic stretch:
- the LOC124706273 gene encoding peptide methionine sulfoxide reductase A4, chloroplastic-like: MPPLLPSPASLSSTSPLLLASRLGGGGALRPTTTSTSSRLTRFLAPTRTTTPNSGFAAMSWLGKLGLGGGGSPRASEASAALAQGPDEDKPAPGNEFAQFGAGCFWGVELVFQRVPGVTRTEVGYSQGALHDPTYEDVCTGATGHNEVVRVQYDPAACKFDDILDAFWAKHDPTTPNRQGGDVGTQYRSGIYYYTPEQEKAALESMERQQKVLNRKIVTEILPAKRFYRAEEYHQQYLEKGGRFGFRQSAQKGCNDPIRCYG, from the exons ATGCCTCCCCTGCTCCCCTCacccgcctccctctcctccacctcccctctcctcctcgcctcccgcctcggcggcggcggcgccctccgccccaccaccacctccacctcctcccgcctCACCCGCTTCCTCGCCCCCACCCGAACCACCACCCCGAACAGCGGGTTCGCGGCGATGAGCTGGCTCGGGAAGCTGGGCCTGGGCGGCGGGGGTAGCCCGCGGGCCTCGGAGGCGTCGGCGGCGCTGGCGCAGGGGCCCGACGAGGACAAGCCGGCGCCCGGGAACGAGTTCGCGCAGTTCGGCGCCGGCTGCTTCTGGGGCGTGGAGCTGGTCTTCCAGCGCGTGCCCGGGGTCACCCGCACCGAGGTCGGGTACAGCCAGGGCGCCCTCCACGACCCCACCTACGAGGACGTCTGCACCGGCGCCACCGGCCACAACGAGGTCGTCCGCGTCCAGTACGACCCCGCCGCCTGCAAGTTTGACGATATCCTCGACGCCTTCTGGGCCAAACACGACCCAACCACGCCCAATCGCCAG GGGGGTGATGTTGGGACCCAGTACAGGTCAGGAATCTACTACTACACCCCGGAACAGGAGAAGGCAGCGCTGGAGTCCATGGAGAGGCAGCAGAAGGTCCTGAACCGGAAGATAGTCACTGAGATCCTCCCTGCGAAGAGGTTTTACAGGGCGGAGGAGTACCACCAGCAGTACCTGGAGAAGGGCGGTCGCTTCGGCTTCAGGCAATCCGCGCAGAAGGGCTGCAACGACCCCATCCGCTGCTACGGATGA
- the LOC124649261 gene encoding uncharacterized protein LOC124649261, giving the protein MVSGTPDSKSGNRIGESRQPSSPSKQSPAARSMTAGGAGAVRRAVDRACAGARAARRALTRFAPRPSAFGAAADAEAAAVRGVRNARTFRYHYAALQWALLLASLAAAGHRASVLFLMAASKVLIVCVGFLGAFPRLALLRRLVAAAFVALVLADIVAAGAVANLMAALAVGVPVIVLHASFRVRDDLEGPSPENGEEEEAAVVEKKEDGDVEAGPTRRSTAVTPRSPK; this is encoded by the coding sequence ATGGTGTCCGGCACTCCAGATTCCAAATCCGGCAACCGGATCGGCGAATCCAGGCAGCCATCGTCGCCCAGCAAGCAGTCTCCGGCGGCGAGATCGATGActgccggcggcgcgggcgcggtaAGGCGGGCGGTGGACAGGGCGTGCGCTGGCGCGAGGGCGGCTCGGCGCGCGCTGACCCGGTTCGCGCCGCGGCCGTCGGCGTTcggcgcggcggcggacgcggaggCCGCGGCGGTGCGCGGGGTCCGCAACGCGCGCACGTTCCGGTACCACTACGCGGCGCTGCAGTGGGCGCTCCTCCTGGCGTCGCTGGCCGCGGCGGGGCACCGGGCGTCGGTGCTCTTCCTCATGGCGGCTTCCAAGGTCCTGATCGTCTGCGTGGGCTTCCTCGGGGCGTTCCCGCGCTTGGCGCTGCTCCGCCGGCTCGTCGCCGCGGCGTTCGTCGCGCTCGTGCTCGCCGACATCGTCGCGGCCGGCGCCGTCGCCAACCTGATGGCCGCGCTGGCCGTCGGCGTCCCGGTCATCGTGCTCCACGCGTCCTTCCGCGTCCGCGACGACCTCGAGGGGCCCTCTCCGgagaacggggaggaggaggaggcggcggtcgtGGAGAAGAAGGAGGACGGCGACGTCGAGGCTGGCCCCACGCGGCGGTCCACGGCGGTGACCCCGAGATCGCCAAAGTGA
- the LOC124708896 gene encoding nucleoside diphosphate kinase 1: MAEQTFIMIKPDGVQRGLIGEIISRFEKKGFYLKGLKLQNVEKSFAEQHYADLSSKPFFGGLVEYIVSGPVVAMVWEGKSVVATGRKIIGATNPLASEPGTIRGDFAVDIGRNVIHGSDSVENARKEIALWFPEGLAGWTSSQHNWIYEA, encoded by the exons ATGGCGGAGCAGACCTTCATCATGATCAAGCCCGACGGCGTCCAGAGGGGCCTT ATCGGCGAGATCATCAGCCGCTTCGAGAAGAAGGGCTTCTACCTCAAGG GCCTCAAGCTCCAGAACGTCGAGAAGTCGTTCGCTGAGCAGCACTACGCCGATCTGTCCTCCAAGCCCTTCTTCGGCGGGCTTGTGGAGTACATCGTCTCCGGCCCCGTCGTCGCCATGGTCTGGGAGGGCAAGAGCGTCGTCGCCACCGGACGCAAGATCATTGGCGCCACCAACCCCCTGGCCTCTGAGCCTGGCACCATCCGTGGTGACTTCGCCGTTGACATCGGCAG GAACGTCATCCATGGAAGCGACTCAGTTGAGAATGCCAGGAAGGAGATTGCCCTCTGGTTCCCTGAGGGTCTCGCTGGGTGGACCAGCAGCCAGCACAACTGGATCTACGAGGCCTAG